A region from the Halobacillus mangrovi genome encodes:
- a CDS encoding vWA domain-containing protein, whose translation MKPGRLKQILLLTDGCSNHGEDPIAVAALARNQGITVNVIGVLDDRQQGKPQGLDEVESIAEAGGGVSQIVYQKSLSQTVQMVTRQAMTQTIQGVVNKELQEILGKDQTIEELPPEKRGEVVEVVDDLGERCDLEVLVLVDTSASMHHKLPTVKEALYDLSLSLNARTGSNQFSVYTFPDHKKTIRKMVDWTPELGEINGIFSKLLSGGYTPTGPALKEALYAFTEKPMFQSMQDGVDPYEETGF comes from the coding sequence ATGAAACCAGGCCGACTAAAGCAAATTCTTTTGTTAACCGATGGGTGCTCGAATCATGGAGAGGACCCTATCGCTGTAGCAGCTCTCGCAAGAAATCAGGGGATTACGGTGAATGTGATTGGCGTCCTTGATGATCGGCAGCAAGGCAAGCCACAGGGGCTTGATGAAGTCGAATCGATTGCCGAGGCAGGGGGAGGCGTCAGTCAAATCGTCTATCAAAAAAGCTTGTCTCAAACTGTGCAAATGGTGACAAGACAGGCGATGACTCAAACGATCCAAGGAGTCGTCAATAAAGAATTGCAAGAGATCTTAGGGAAAGATCAGACCATTGAGGAACTTCCACCTGAGAAACGAGGGGAAGTGGTCGAGGTTGTCGATGATTTAGGAGAACGCTGTGATCTTGAAGTACTTGTACTCGTGGATACAAGTGCAAGCATGCATCACAAGCTTCCGACGGTCAAAGAAGCCCTATATGATCTCTCTTTGAGTTTAAATGCGAGAACGGGTTCCAACCAATTTAGTGTGTACACATTCCCAGATCACAAGAAAACGATAAGAAAAATGGTGGACTGGACACCTGAATTAGGTGAAATCAACGGAATCTTTTCGAAACTATTGAGTGGAGGGTACACTCCGACTGGGCCTGCTTTGAAAGAAGCGTTGTATGCATTTACAGAAAAACCGATGTTTCAAAGTATGCAAGATGGAGTAGATCCTTATGAAGAAACCGGATTTTAA